The Sorghum bicolor cultivar BTx623 chromosome 6, Sorghum_bicolor_NCBIv3, whole genome shotgun sequence genome contains the following window.
ATACTAttttatatatctatatatgacTTATTACGGACCATCTGGTCTTAACATATCTTTACTTTATTTGTCTATGTAAGGAGCTATCTCGTATGCACTCACGCTGCCCAAAAGAATCGCTTGTTGTCTGTATGTTGTCTTTTTTGGCATGCACTTTGTCATATATTTATTAAGTAATGTATAAAAGTTTTTCTTAGCAAGCTTTGAATTGGTGATCATTTTATGACATGAATATTAAAATATGGAACCTTGCATTTTGAGTGCCACTGGAACATTCTGTGTTCATTTATTCATATGTAAATGCATTTTTCATTTTCCATTTCCAGGGCGGACTTTTTGTGTATAACATATTCTGGGTGTTCTTCACTCCAGTTATGGTTAGTGTGGCTAAATATTTTGATGCTCCGATAAAGGTTCGGTGGTCTTTCCTACTGAACTTGGTCTTTGTTAATACCATTGTCAGTTAGTTTCATTTTCTCATTTTGATGCTTCGGCTGATCTGGCTTTGCTTGGTTATGTACAGCTTCTGTTTCCAACTGCAACGCCTTGGTGACATTGTAATACCTGGTTAGTACTAAAGATTTCTTTCCGTCTGCTAGGTTATATTAAGCTTTGCAGATATGCAGATCCCTATTGAACGGTAATATTAGCCTCTGTAGGAGTGTCAAGTGCCAACTTTGTTCTACATGATTAGATTATCTGTAGCAAACTATATTGGAACATTGTTAGAATGTATGTAAGTGGCATTTACTGATATGCTGTATCAATGGAGCTCTTCCTTTTGTTGATTCGTGGGAATTGAGCAGAATTTTTGATTTAAGATATGTATTACTTTTGGTATCTATGTATTCTTTTAGCATTTGACAGAGAATCAATGTTGCAACGAATCAATGTCTAACTCACCATGTTCTAGGGTTGTGGACTGGCCAGGAAACGCAAGGGCGAGGGCGACTCCAGGACCTGGCAAAACGCAGGATTGACGGCTTCAAGGACGCTGCAGGGCTGAGGTGCGACGTCCTCGTCGGCTTCAAGGACATGCGAGCGAGGGCGAGGAAAACTCCAAGACCTGGCAACGCAGGTCGGGCTCGGGCGTCAGGCGACGGCGTTGGGTGAGGGCGAGGGCAACCTGGCAACGCAGGTCAGACGACAGTGTCGGGCgtcgggcgagggcgagggcgaccTAGCAACACAGGTCGGGCGTTGGGCTGCGGCGTCGGGGGTGAGGGCGAGGGTGAGGGCGACTATCTAGACCAGGCAACGTAGGTCGGGCGTCGgtggcgagggcgagggcgacggCGTCAGGGGCGAACGGCGACTCTCCAGACCTGGCGTCGGGGGCGAGGGCGACTCTCCAGACCTTGCAACACAGGTCGGGCGTCGGTGGTCGAGCGTCGGGTGAGGGTGACGACGTCGAGGGGGCTCCAGGACGTCGCTGATTGCGGTTTCTTTCCTTACCGAAGACTACGTAGGATTGGAAAGAGATGCAATTTCATATCAGGAATCCTGTATTTTCTACATCTCTGATTATATATTATTCTGTATTATAAATTTGCATCAGGAAtcttttcttgtttttttaTTCAATTTTCACCCTTCCACCTACTATACGCACGGGTACGAAGGAATCGCACCTCGAGGAGTGGGGGGAGCGACAAAAAAAGTCGCACCATCTTGTGGTcttacttttgttctttttagttgtaggagactaTATAGGGTAACCTTGATAGCTAGGAATTCTAATCCTTGGGTCTGCGGCCCGTTAGTTTTGTAAACAGGTGTAGATATAGGATCTAAGTGTACTTGAGACGTGAGTATGTGGAGGGCATTCCATTATTTTAAGCGGATCCAGGTCAACGCTAGGGGTTGAAACGAAAATATCAAATGACTTTTCTTTACTATTTCCACATCGCCTAGGCAGCAGCATGCAGCAACTCGCCACCATCAGCATCTGTTTGTAGACGGTAGCACAAGAGGGAAATCTGTTAGCCGAACAGCTTGTCAGGCATGGCGGCTGCCGTGGCGTTGACCCTGGCCTCTCCGGCGCTTCTCCCAATCCCCTTCCGCGGCCACTGCAACAGCCGAGTGCGTCTCTCGCCCCGCCGCCCCCGATACTCCACGGGGCGCTGTAGAGCCACGGCCTAGACCTTCCgggtggcgccgccgccagcTATGCCGCCAAGAAGTTCATTTTCCTCGCCGTGAGCTCTTCCTCTTTCTCGGCTCATGAAGTTCCTCGTGCACGTTAACTTCCAGGGAGGGCGGACAGAATTATGGGgccagactgaaattttcatgTTTAGATATTAGGTAAAGATAAAGAAAAGCTCGCTTTTCCctacaagaaaaaaaaatacaatttgGGTAGAGCAGTGAGGTCTTGCCGTATTTCGTCGGAGCCTCATCGTCGTGGGCGTAAAAGACGCTGCCTCCAACCCCTCGTAAAGACCACCCGTTTCTCCCTAGTACGTAGCCGCTTGCCCGGTTCCCAGCTTCGCGCGTGGTGCCCCCCGCTCCAGCTCTCCTCCTCcttcgacgggcacgaccaaGCCGCCTTCGTCCTGGCCGCAGCGGTGCGCCCTCTCCCTGGCGTCCTAATTAGCCGCAACGCCGCCCCGTGCCTGCGGAATGGTTCTTGCACTCCTTTCTTTCTTCAATCTTGTCGGGCTGCCAGAGATTGGCCTTACTCATTTGGCGCTTTTTTTTAGATTAGTTAATTAAGCATCTAATGGGACTTTCATCATACTGTAAGGGCATCTAAATTAGGAACAGCAGCTGTCTGTAAATAGATGAAACAGTAGACGGTTGATGCATTGAAATGATTTTCACTAGTCTCCAGTGGGATGTGCTTACTTTTGCAGCTCACAACCAAATCCCTGCTTAGTTTCGATTCATGCGTTTTTTTAGTGGCATCGGATCTTGCGGCATTCTGTCATGTGCTCTGCTAAGCTTACTACTCATCAAATGGAGCAGCTCGAGATTGGTCAACGTATCTTTCAGAAAAGATATGGTTCCTAGCACGTGAGGCGTCAGACTCTGAATTTGTCGCGGTGTGCACTGGACTAGGATGGTTCTCATTGATTTCGTTATCTTGGAGcatactagggccttgtttagttccaaaatattttgcaaaattgacacggtagctttttcgtttgtatttgacaaatattgtccaatcatggactaactagactcaaaagattcgtctcgttaattccgaccaaactgtgtaattagtttttatttttgtctatatttaatactttatgcatgtgtctaaagattcgatgtgacggggaatctgaaaaattttataaaattttttgagaagtaaacaaggcctagattggTTTAGATTTCTAGATAACCTTTTCGACTTTTTGACTTGTAGCGCGCATCTcttttcttaggccttgtttagttccgaaaagtgaaaagttttcgatacagtagcactttcgtttgtttttgacaaatattattcaatcatggactaactagaatcaaaagattcgcctcgtgatttacagcaaaactatgtaattaatttttgttttcgcctatatttaatgtttcatgcatgtgccacaagattcgatgtgacgaaaaatcttgaaaactttttggttttcagggtgaactaaacaaggccttattaaaTTGATCTAGTGCATTGAAAATGGTATCTTTGTCCTAATTGAGCGTGGATTCGTTGGATTGGTTCTTCTATGAGATATTTGAACTTGCCTTCCAAGCTAGCTTTTCCTTTCCTGTGCATTTCCTCGGTGCACTTGACTTCAATATTCAAATCTGGACAGACGTTGACACCCCTTAAATTCAATTTGCGGCCTACGTTTTGAGGACACTTCTTAATCTTTATTGTTACAGAGCACGGATTTGTTCTACTGTGTATATGCTAAACTTGACCAAAACGATTTGtagtttggaatggagggagtatttattTTTATCAGAATGGGAGTTTTGCTGTATCCATACTCCATGGTAGCCCTGAGATTGAAGGAATCACAGCTCTTTGCTATGTTTGTGAAAGAGGGGTGTTTTGATAATCCTCTGCACTTAattcattttttatttatttaatcaaATTCCTCTTAAATCATTCTTCAAGGGCATTGTGTCCTTGGAAGTGCATTTGTATACTGTATATGAAGTGGCTCATAAAACATTACAGGTCAAAGGTAGGAAAGACAGAATATTGAATTTTGGACCCAATGAATACCCCcccccgccccccccccccgttCCAACCACAAAAAGGCAACATATGTGTAATTTCATTACCTGGGACGTGATTCTTTACACATGTATCTTGTATCTTTCAATCATTTAGTTAGTTGCACAAGAAAAAATGATGTTTGCATCCTAAATGAGCATGCATTCTTTGGGCTTAGCTGGCCCTTGTCCATTGGATAGGCTGTTCTCTCACAGGCTAACTTGAGTGCCAAGCTCCTTTAGTCTCCAAAGTGTTTCCAAATTCATTTGCCTGCCATATTCTAATTTTTTTGAGCTGCATTAGTTGTCCCTATAAATTCTACATATTGTTCGGCAACATTTTTTTAATCTGTTTTCTTCCAATAAGTCTATCAGATGAGTTCAAGCATTTGTTCTGTCCTGCTTGTTTGACAGTGTCAAACTTGGCTGCCAAGCTACTGCCTTTGTTTTCTTCTGGTTTCGTCAGCTTTCCAACTTTCCAGCCTTTATAAGATTGATCACATTGACTGATACATTGCTGCACATTCCTTGCTCTGTTCAGCCTTTATAAGATTGATCTCATCGATTTGACACATTGTTTCATACTCCTTGTTCAGAAGCAGGGTGTAAAGTTTCGTGCATGATGCCAAGCATGGATGAACCCCTTCTTGGCAATGGTGTTCTTAAGACCAACGGGGTGAGAGAGAGCCTGGTAGTGGCTGAGGTCAGAAAACAGCTGTACCTTGCTGGGCCACTCATCGCTGCATGGATCCTACAGAACATTGTCCAGATGATATCTGTCATGTTTGTTGGTCACCTTGGTGAGCTTGCCCTCTCCAGTGCCTCCATCGCCACCTCCTTTGCAGGCGTTACTGGCTTCAGCTTATTGGTATGTTAATGCAAACTTGAAGACATTTCTCATAAGATAGACCTGAACGATTATACGGAGTTCAATAGCAGAGTCAACTGTTTGTTTCATCATTTCAGTCTGGCATGGCGAGCAGCTTGGACACACTGTGTGGGCAATCGTTCGGGGCAAAGCAGTACTATCTTCTTGGCATCTACAAGCAGAGGGCCATCCTTGTGCTCACTCTAGTGAGCCTTGTAGTTGCAATTATCTGGTCATACACTGGCCAGATCCTTCTACTATTTGGTCAGGATCCAGAGATTGCAGCTGGGGCAGGGAGCTATATCCGGTGGATGATTCCGGCGCTATTCGTGTATGGTCCACTACAGTGCCATGTCCGGTTCCTGCAAACGCAGAACATAGTCCTCCCGGTGATGCTGAGCTCAGGTGCCACGGCACTGAACCATCTGCTGGTGTGCTGGCTGCTGGTGTACAAGATTGGTATGGGCAACAAGGGTGCTGCCTTGGCCAATGCCATCTCATACTTAACCAATGTCTCAATCCTGGCAATTTACGTCAGGCTTGCACCAGCCTGTAGAAACACCTGGAGAGGGTTCTCAAAGGAGGCTTTTCATGACATACCTAGCTTCTTGAGGCTTGGTGTTCCATCTGCGCTGATGGTTTGGTGAGTTTTCAAATCTCCTAGTAACAGATGAATTTTTCAATTTGTGTGATCTCTAATTTAACTGGATCCTACATGCACACAGCTTGGAGTGGTGGTCATTTGAGCTCCTGGTACTTCTTTCTGGACTTCTCCCAAATCCAAAGCTTGAGACATCAGTTTTGTCCATTTCGTGAGTTAACTTTGCATGTGACACTTTCAATTTGATTCTGCCCTTTCTTGGTTGTAACTCTTCAATTTCGTGCAGCTTAAACACAGGCTCCTTAGCGTTTATGATCCCTTTTGGGCTTAGCGCAGCCATAAGGTCAGACTGAACAGATCAGGCTCATAAACTTTACCATGTCATGTTGATTTACTGATTCTTGTGGCACTGATATGTTTCTTTTGCCTCTATAGCACCCGTGTTTCAAATGAACTTGGTGCTGGACGACCCCATGCGGCCCATCTGTCTACCCGTGTGGTCATGGTCCTGGCTATTGTGGTTGGCATATTAATCGGACTAGCTATGATTTTGGTGCGCAATTTATGGGGATATGCATACAGTaatgaggaggaggtggtgaaaTACATCTCCAAAATGATGCCGATCCTAGCTGTGTCATTCTTGTTTGATTGTGTGCAGTGTGTTCTTTCAGGTAAATGGACAGTGAACCCATTTCCTAATCTTTTGTGTTGATCTGTTTTTATCTCTTTGTATATTATGAACTccatttttatttcttttggaaCATTATCACCTAGATGATGACTCACAATAGGGCATTGTTGATATTTTCCCAGGTGTTGCTAGGGGCTGTGGGTGGCAAAAGATTGGTGCTTGTGTTAATCTTGGTGCATACTACCTTATAGGAATTCCAGCTGCCTTCTGTTTCGCCTTTCTGTACCATCTAGGTGGAATGGTAATTTACTACCTGAACCACCTTTAAGAAGTTCCAGTTGAACATTTATTACTCTATCaggtagaaaaaaaaataattctCTAAACTATGGGTTTAAATGTCTGCTAGGGACTTTGGCTGGGAATAATCTGCGCACTCGCCATACAGATGCTATTGCTTCTCACAATTACTTTGTGCAGCAACTGGGAGAAAGAAGTAAGCAAATCAACCTAAACTTATCGTGTGCAAATGAACGGTTTCGTTGGCTTTTCCATTTTGTCAATGTGGCAGCCccactgtttttttttctgtagGCTTTGAAGGCAAAGGACAGAGTGTATAGTTCATCCTTACCAGTTGACATGATGACATGATATTCTCAAGATACAGAATTTTTTGAAGGAAATGCCCATGAAACGTTGACAGGGAACTTGTGAAGAATTGGTTGTTCAGAGTCAGGGCTTTTCTCCATGCCATCAGAATGACGCTTGGGTCTAGTAAAGTTCCCGGGCAGTCTGTTTTGGACTTTTGGTCAAAACGGGGAATACAACATAACTGAATGTGTTTTATTTATTAGAAACAGCAGCAGCATCTCATGAAATAACAATGCTTTCCCCCTCTTGGTTGGGATGTGAGGCGATTGAGACACCGAGCTGTTTGGTTCTACCATTGGTAAAACAATCGTAAATGATTTTAAAGCTATTTAAAGCTGCAGACGTTTCCGATGAGAGATAGATTGAACTAATTTCATTTACATTTGTGTTACTGTGGAACCATCCAAAAAGCTATTTAAAGCTGCGGACGTTAACGATGAGAGATTGAACTAATTTCatttagagcactcacaatgcaaaactctatcacagagtctaagacaattaattacatattatttatggtattttgctgatacgACAGCAAATTTATTgaaaaagaggtagaaaaaataagactccaagttttatttagactctaagtccacattgtttgaggtaataaataactttagactttatAATAGAATCTTTATTGTGAGTGCACTTACATTTGTGTTACTGTTGAACCATGCAAATCACACGGAAATGGCATATTTGATTATAAATAAGCTGCATCGTCTATTTGAGTAGTTGATCGTGAAATAATTGAACTGCAGTGAGGTATTTGTGGATTCGTCCCCTGTTTTTTTTTATGTAGTACTAGTGTTTACACGCTCGTCGTTTGGAAACACACACGCTTGTGTTTCGTTCATCACTTGAGTGCGAGATCTTCGTTTCCAGGAATTGGCAAGAATTAAACTGTTCCATGTGAATTTTTTGCACTATAAAACTTGCATCTATATAACCTATATTAttgtctttttctcttttttttgagaaaaaaagaaagaggtaTGTTTTTCAGGAAAAAAAATGTACACCCATCTACAAATGTGGCCATTCTGGGTTTCGAAATTTATCCAGAAATGTAAGAGCTTTGTTTTTTTATCTAATTCACCTAAATAGGTTGGATTTAACATTGTCATCTATGGTCCCAGTTACGTAAACAGACATAATTCAATCACATCTTTGTACAATTTAGATGCTTGATTAAGAGGTCTATATGTCCTCCCTTTCTAATTCATCTTTAGGACTCGTTCGTCTGGGGCAGTTCGACACGGAGATGAAATCTTGTAcaaatctctacaactaaaacatTTGGACACTAATCGTCCACAGCACTCTTCACTCGCTCACTCGATGGATGGCATGGCAATTTCCTTGCTCCCGCCCGCGTGGGGTGGACCCGACTCCAATCACTCCACACTCAACTCCGGCCCGTGAAATACAAAAACGTCGGCTCTGCGACTTCCTCCGCGCCGCCCTTCCCTACGTGCCGCCAGATCATCTCCCGGCCCTGCGCCGCCCACTCCTACGCGCCGCCAGACCGCCACCTGGCCCTGTGCTGCACTCTCCTACGCGTAGCTAGACCGCCGCCCGGCCCCACTGCCCTCCCCTACTGGACTCCCTCTAGCCGGCACCCACTGTTGACACCTCGGATGGCACCAACTCGGATGGCACACAGAATTGACAGCTAGCGCATGGCTGTCAGTTGTagcttttcaccaaaggagtattCCTAGGGTTATCGAATCCATGAGGAACGTGAAGTGATCTAAAGGCTAGAGGGAAGGATGACTATAGGGATAGAGGTGTAGAGGCTAACTACTAGGGTTGGTCCACTACCGTTACTATACTAAGGAATTATATATTCCTGACTTATATGCACTTTGAGCG
Protein-coding sequences here:
- the LOC8069468 gene encoding protein DETOXIFICATION 16; amino-acid sequence: MMPSMDEPLLGNGVLKTNGVRESLVVAEVRKQLYLAGPLIAAWILQNIVQMISVMFVGHLGELALSSASIATSFAGVTGFSLLSGMASSLDTLCGQSFGAKQYYLLGIYKQRAILVLTLVSLVVAIIWSYTGQILLLFGQDPEIAAGAGSYIRWMIPALFVYGPLQCHVRFLQTQNIVLPVMLSSGATALNHLLVCWLLVYKIGMGNKGAALANAISYLTNVSILAIYVRLAPACRNTWRGFSKEAFHDIPSFLRLGVPSALMVCLEWWSFELLVLLSGLLPNPKLETSVLSISLNTGSLAFMIPFGLSAAISTRVSNELGAGRPHAAHLSTRVVMVLAIVVGILIGLAMILVRNLWGYAYSNEEEVVKYISKMMPILAVSFLFDCVQCVLSGVARGCGWQKIGACVNLGAYYLIGIPAAFCFAFLYHLGGMGLWLGIICALAIQMLLLLTITLCSNWEKEALKAKDRVYSSSLPVDMMT